aaaaaaaaagaaacaaaagctatTCAATTCCTCAAGGCTCAGGGAATATCAAAAAAGGGTTGGGCATGTAAGATGGTAAGGGCTGATTTTGAAAGATAAGTTCACTTTCTCTATAAGTTAATTATCAGGGTCAAATGTACACTGATGCAAAACAAGTACATGAACccctgtgtcagattaacaaggttttcttgatGCATTAACCAATAATTTAATAAAGGTTATACAGGTTACAAAAGGTTTATGGAAGTTATATTTAATAATGGAGATTaaattttatagattgtttaCAAAATTTTGAACAACATATGTAATTGGCTTCATGTTGTTTTTATTAGAGCTTCTTGTTTAGAAAATTACTTCCCATCCTCAAAGAATAAAGGTTTTCACTTTTTGAAACATTCTTGAACTATcacttttgttaaataaatgactttACAATGACCTGTAATCCTAATttgtaatatcaagtgttttaaacattttatatttgacaaacaTTCCAAAAATCAAAGCATAAATTATGTCTGTTTCTAACCTAATTACATGCTTTAAGATGTTAGTTATCCTAAAGAtcaaaaatgacataatttgccTTATTTGGTATAACAATTATACAGGAAGCATTTGTCatatatgaaatggtgtttggttttctttgggctgtatttgcaCAAATGATTTactggtatgtgttccaaaattatgggaaactcctgTAAGTCTGATAAAACAGTGTATATTATCAGTAAAACAATCATTATGCTAAaattgtgtgccacagaggtaacagATTTCCTTGTTAATTGTGTATTTTAACTATGGCTgtcttaaaacttttttaaaatccatgGACAATTGTCTTGTTTTCATCCTCTTTAGAAGGTGATTTTATTTTCAGCCATAAAACTCCAACAGATGCTTTTAAATGCAGGTTCCGGGATAGTGAGGTCAGGACCCCATGGAGAGCAGTCCGTGCCGGGAGACGCTGGGTCGGAACGCTCAAACGAAACAACTGCAAACAGCTGTCTCAAATGTGGAGAAGCATTTTGGAGAACTGTGCCAAATCTTCGCTGCCTATGTGCGGAAAACTGCCAGGCTGAGAGACAAAGCAGACCTCCTGGTGAATGAAATTAACGCGTATGCTGCTACAGAGACCCCGCATTTAAAGCTGGGCCTGATGAACTTTGCAGATGAGTTTGCCAAACTTCAGGATTATCGACAAGCAGAGGTTGAAAGACTTGAAGCCAAAGTAGTTGAACCCTTGAAAACTTATGGGACCATTGTGAAAATGAAACGGGATGACCTCAAAGCAACACTCACAGCAAGGAATCGAGAAGCTAAGCAATTAACTCAGTTAGAAAGAACACGTCAGCGAAACCCATCTGATCGACATGTTATTTCACAGGCAGAAACGGAATTACAGAGAGCTGCAATGGATGCTAGCCGAACAAGTCGTCATCTGGAGGAAACTATTAACAACGTTGAAACGCAGAAAATGAAGGAT
The sequence above is drawn from the Pan troglodytes isolate AG18354 chromosome Y, NHGRI_mPanTro3-v2.0_pri, whole genome shotgun sequence genome and encodes:
- the LOC112208986 gene encoding CBY1-interacting BAR domain-containing protein 1-like codes for the protein MESSPCRETLGRNAQTKQLQTAVSNVEKHFGELCQIFAAYVRKTARLRDKADLLVNEINAYAATETPHLKLGLMNFADEFAKLQDYRQAEVERLEAKVVEPLKTYGTIVKMKRDDLKATLTARNREAKQLTQLERTRQRNPSDRHVISQAETELQRAAMDASRTSRHLEETINNVETQKMKDIKTIFSEFITIEMLFHGKALEVYTAAYQNIQNIDEDEDLEVFRNSLYAPDHSSRLDIVRANSKSPLQRSLSAKCVSGTGQVSTCRLRKDQQAEDDEDEELDVTEEENFLK